In Phaseolus vulgaris cultivar G19833 chromosome 10, P. vulgaris v2.0, whole genome shotgun sequence, a single genomic region encodes these proteins:
- the LOC137815480 gene encoding uncharacterized protein, which produces MIPVEIQENSPRFQNFVAEESNKERKMNLDLLDEVREEARIKDEALKRRVEYKYSYKPSKAINRELSNVYLGWEVKVDQIFHVHEVLDDQRVRLASLEFLDYAMQWWHKTLMDIGLNKRSFVVSWNDLKACMRVRFVPPHFRKDLLLKLQRFHQGTLSVNDYFEELDTLLIKVDMNESDEAKMARFVSGFRRDIQDVVELQEYSSLQIWFTLLSK; this is translated from the exons atgattcctgtagagatccaggagaactcaccacgtttccagaactttgtggctgAGGAATCgaacaaagaaagaaagatgaacctggatctactggatgaagtcagggaagaagcAAGAATTAAAGATGAAGCcttaaagagaagggtggagtacaagtacagcTACAAG CCCTCtaaagctataaatagag AGCTTTCTAATGTATATTTGGGGTGGGAAGTCAAAGTTGATCAAATCTTTCATGTACATGAGGTCCTAGATGACCAAAGGGTTAGactagcttctttagaatttttagactatgccatgcaatggtggcataagACTCTCATGGACATTGGTCTAAACAAGAGGTCgttcgtggtctcttggaatgATTTAAAAGCATGTATGCGCGTTAGATTTGTCcctccacactttaggaaagaccttttgttgaaactccaaaggtttcatcaaggcacgcttaGTGTGAATGATTATTTTGAAGAACTTGACACGCTTTTAATCAAGGTTGATATGAATGAAAGTGATGAAGCTAAAATGGCTAGATTTGTTAGTGGTTTTAGAAGGGACATCCAAGATGTGGTAGAGCttcaagaatattcttctttacaAATTTGGTTCACCTTGCTATCAAAGTAG